A genomic region of Janthinobacterium lividum contains the following coding sequences:
- a CDS encoding helix-turn-helix domain-containing protein yields the protein MKTSVSTNSPPEVGATLQRLRLARGLTLEDLSRIAGVSKSMLSQIEREKANPTIAITWRLANALGVQIGELLSSAEKTVETIRITDAHETPTLPGDHAGYVLRILGPMELAGKYEWYEVTLAPGGELASQPHDPGTTEHLTVIHGNLELEVGAAKKKVKNGGTARYPADQPHTIRNLGKTEGKALLVVIHR from the coding sequence ATGAAAACCAGCGTTTCGACCAATTCTCCCCCTGAAGTAGGTGCCACCCTGCAACGGCTGCGCCTGGCGCGCGGCCTGACACTCGAGGATTTGTCGCGCATCGCGGGCGTCTCGAAGTCCATGCTGTCGCAGATCGAGCGCGAAAAAGCCAATCCCACCATCGCCATCACGTGGCGCCTGGCCAACGCCCTGGGCGTGCAGATCGGCGAATTGCTGTCCAGCGCGGAAAAAACCGTGGAAACCATCCGCATCACGGACGCCCACGAAACCCCCACCCTGCCCGGCGACCACGCGGGCTACGTGCTGCGCATCCTCGGGCCGATGGAACTGGCCGGCAAATACGAATGGTATGAAGTGACGCTGGCGCCGGGCGGCGAACTGGCGTCGCAACCGCACGATCCGGGCACCACCGAGCATTTGACGGTGATCCACGGCAACCTGGAGCTGGAAGTGGGCGCGGCGAAGAAAAAGGTCAAGAATGGCGGCACGGCACGCTATCCGGCGGACCAGCCGCATACCATCCGCAACCTGGGCAAGACGGAAGGCAAGGCCTTATTGGTGGTAATCCATAGATAG
- a CDS encoding prolyl oligopeptidase family serine peptidase, translated as MQLRSATLIFSLMAAFGGNALAQSAAMPSCPAGDGAAVTYPVSKKVDQQDSYFGTTIADPYRWLEDANSAETGEWVTAQNKLTQSYLGTIPERAAIKQRLTKLWNYERFSTPTKQGGRYFYSRNDGLQNQAVLYTVKKLTDEPRLLLDPNTLSTDGTVALAGTSISPNGKYLAYATSASGSDWNEWKVRDIESGKDLTDHIKWAKFSGASWTKDNTGFFYSRYDAPNEATKLADINYFQKLYFHKIGTPQSDDVLVFDRPDQKEWAFGGSTVSDDGNYLIITATQGTERKNRIFYKDLRQKNAKVVGLLEAFDASYSFIDNDGPVFFFKTDNKAPKSRVIAIDTRKPLPSDWKEIVPQSAETLVAVNLINNQLVLDYLKDAQTQIKIVDLNGKLVREVALPGIGSAGGFAGKRGDTETFYSFASFTTPATIYRYDMKSGKSSVYRQPKVDFDPNAFETRQQFFTSRDGTKVPMFIVSKKGMKLDGTNPTYLYGYGGFNISLTPSFSVANLAWVEMGGVYVMANLRGGGEYGEAWHQAGTKLNKQNVFDDFIGAAQWLVDNKVTSPSKLAIGGGSNGGLLVGAAMTQRPDLFAAAIPQVGVLDMLRFHKFTVGWGWVPDYGSSDDAEQFKALVKYSPLHNLKAGGCYPATMITTADHDDRVVPAHSFKFAAAAQAAQGGAAPVLIRIDSKAGHGAGKPTTKQIEEVADRWGFLSRSLKMTPVAAPEPAKVAAQ; from the coding sequence ATGCAATTACGTAGTGCAACCCTCATATTCAGCTTGATGGCCGCCTTCGGTGGCAATGCCCTGGCGCAAAGCGCCGCGATGCCATCGTGCCCGGCCGGCGACGGCGCTGCCGTGACGTATCCTGTCAGCAAAAAAGTCGACCAGCAAGACAGCTATTTCGGCACCACCATCGCCGATCCGTACCGCTGGCTGGAAGACGCCAACAGCGCGGAAACGGGCGAGTGGGTGACGGCGCAAAACAAGCTGACGCAGTCGTACCTGGGTACCATCCCGGAGCGCGCCGCGATCAAGCAGCGCCTGACCAAGCTGTGGAACTATGAGCGTTTCTCTACGCCAACGAAGCAGGGCGGCCGTTACTTCTACAGCCGCAATGACGGCTTGCAGAACCAGGCCGTGCTGTACACGGTAAAAAAACTGACGGACGAGCCCCGTCTGCTGCTCGATCCGAATACCCTGTCCACGGATGGCACGGTGGCGCTGGCCGGCACCTCGATCAGCCCGAACGGCAAGTATTTGGCGTATGCCACGTCCGCTTCCGGTTCCGACTGGAACGAGTGGAAAGTGCGTGACATCGAATCGGGCAAGGATTTGACGGACCACATCAAGTGGGCCAAGTTCTCCGGCGCTTCGTGGACCAAGGACAACACCGGTTTCTTCTACAGCCGCTATGACGCGCCGAACGAAGCCACCAAGCTGGCCGATATCAATTACTTCCAGAAATTGTATTTCCACAAGATCGGCACGCCGCAAAGCGACGACGTGTTGGTCTTCGACCGTCCCGACCAGAAAGAATGGGCGTTTGGCGGCAGCACCGTCAGCGACGATGGCAATTACCTGATCATCACGGCCACGCAAGGCACGGAACGCAAGAACCGCATCTTCTACAAGGACTTGCGCCAGAAGAACGCCAAGGTCGTCGGCTTGCTGGAAGCGTTCGACGCTTCCTACTCCTTCATCGACAATGACGGCCCCGTATTCTTCTTCAAGACGGACAACAAGGCGCCAAAATCGCGCGTAATCGCCATCGATACGCGTAAACCGCTGCCCTCCGACTGGAAGGAAATCGTGCCGCAAAGCGCGGAAACCCTCGTTGCCGTCAACCTGATCAATAACCAGCTGGTGCTCGATTACTTGAAAGATGCGCAAACGCAGATCAAGATCGTCGACCTGAATGGCAAGCTGGTGCGCGAAGTGGCCCTGCCGGGCATCGGTTCGGCGGGCGGCTTTGCGGGCAAGCGTGGCGATACGGAAACGTTCTACTCGTTTGCCAGCTTCACGACGCCAGCGACCATCTACCGCTACGACATGAAATCGGGCAAGAGCAGCGTGTACCGCCAGCCGAAGGTCGATTTCGACCCGAACGCCTTTGAAACGCGCCAGCAATTCTTCACCAGCCGCGACGGCACCAAGGTGCCGATGTTCATCGTCTCGAAAAAAGGCATGAAGCTGGACGGCACGAACCCGACCTATCTGTACGGCTATGGCGGCTTCAATATTTCGCTGACGCCGAGCTTCTCCGTTGCGAATCTTGCCTGGGTAGAAATGGGCGGCGTCTACGTGATGGCCAACCTGCGCGGCGGCGGCGAATACGGCGAAGCCTGGCACCAGGCTGGCACCAAGCTGAACAAGCAAAACGTGTTCGACGATTTTATCGGCGCGGCGCAATGGCTGGTGGACAACAAGGTCACCTCGCCATCCAAGCTGGCGATCGGCGGCGGCAGCAATGGCGGCCTGCTGGTGGGCGCAGCCATGACGCAGCGTCCCGACCTGTTCGCCGCGGCGATTCCGCAAGTGGGCGTGCTCGACATGTTGCGCTTCCACAAGTTCACCGTGGGCTGGGGCTGGGTGCCTGACTACGGTTCGTCGGACGATGCCGAGCAGTTCAAGGCGCTGGTGAAATACTCGCCGCTGCACAACCTGAAGGCGGGCGGCTGCTATCCAGCCACCATGATCACGACGGCCGACCATGACGACCGCGTCGTGCCTGCCCACAGCTTCAAGTTCGCTGCCGCTGCCCAGGCAGCGCAAGGCGGCGCGGCGCCTGTGCTGATCCGCATCGACAGCAAGGCGGGCCATGGCGCCGGCAAGCCAACGACCAAGCAGATCGAAGAAGTGGCGGACCGCTGGGGCTTCCTCAGCCGTTCGCTGAAGATGACGCCAGTCGCGGCGCCGGAACCGGCGAAAGTGGCGGCGCAGTAA
- a CDS encoding STM4013/SEN3800 family hydrolase: MFKDTPAIPDMRAVVGSHDIVFITLDTLRFDVAQALHEAGELPVLGRFLPPGGWERRHSPATFTYAAHQAFFAGFLPTPAAPGRHPRLFASAFAGSETTSPHTFAFEEADLPAALAARGYRTICIGGVGFFNKQTALGTVLPSLFQESHWSAGMGVASRHSTQKQVALAIARLAASDERTFLFINVAALHTPNRAYLPGCRADCLESHAAALRYVDGALAPLFTACAARAPTFAIVCSDHGSAYGEDGYRGHRVAHDSVWQVPYAHFFIVPETDTDTPPKESPP; this comes from the coding sequence ATGTTTAAAGACACACCAGCCATCCCCGACATGCGCGCCGTCGTGGGCAGCCACGACATCGTCTTCATCACGCTCGACACCCTGCGCTTTGACGTGGCGCAAGCGCTGCATGAAGCGGGCGAACTGCCCGTGCTGGGACGTTTTTTACCACCTGGCGGCTGGGAACGGCGCCACTCGCCCGCCACGTTCACGTATGCGGCGCACCAGGCCTTTTTTGCCGGCTTTTTGCCCACGCCAGCGGCACCGGGCCGCCATCCGCGCCTGTTCGCCAGCGCTTTTGCCGGCAGCGAAACCACCTCGCCGCACACGTTTGCGTTCGAGGAAGCGGACCTTCCCGCCGCCCTGGCCGCGCGCGGCTACCGCACGATCTGCATCGGCGGCGTGGGCTTTTTCAATAAACAAACGGCGCTGGGCACGGTGCTGCCGTCGCTGTTCCAGGAAAGCCACTGGAGCGCCGGCATGGGCGTGGCCAGCCGCCATTCGACGCAAAAGCAGGTGGCCCTGGCCATAGCCCGCCTGGCCGCCAGCGACGAGCGCACTTTTTTGTTCATCAATGTGGCCGCCCTGCACACGCCGAACCGCGCCTACCTGCCCGGCTGCCGTGCCGACTGCCTGGAAAGCCATGCGGCGGCCCTGCGCTATGTGGATGGCGCGCTGGCGCCCCTGTTTACCGCGTGCGCCGCGCGCGCGCCCACGTTTGCCATCGTCTGTTCGGACCATGGCAGCGCGTATGGCGAAGACGGCTACCGGGGCCACAGGGTCGCCCACGACAGCGTGTGGCAGGTACCGTACGCGCACTTTTTTATCGTCCCCGAGACCGATACCGATACACCTCCCAAGGAATCCCCACCGTGA
- a CDS encoding GGDEF domain-containing protein — protein MSIEGTDALHEILAGRKLNALFQPIIHMHSGDIIGYEGLIRGPSDSPLHAPMNLFKVARAHDLTLEVEHLCRQVVLERFAELQLPGKLFLNVSPECLLLRNARHGETLEYIEHIGINPDRVIIELTENQPTYDYELMREAVLHYRNMGFQIAIDDLGEGFSSLRLWSELRPEYVKIDMHFIQGINNDPVKLQFVRSIQEIAEKSGTLVIAEGIEAQTELLVLRDLGVAFGQGYHLGRPNAVPARALPAEVVQALGRNGVAVYPQRSSLEKNGASIRKLLHRVVAVSPEKNNNEVYDIFLKDPKLMIIPVVDDGVPLGLISRFEMIDHFARPYQRELYGKKSCSLFMDATPLIADHETSLQELSYTMVQSDAHHLFNGFIITEHGRYLGMGTGHDLMREITQMQINAARYANPLTQLPGNVPINEHIDRLLHSGSRFWVCYCDLDHFKPFNDVYGYRKGDDVIQLTGEILSSHCDPNRDFIGHIGGDDFMILFQSEDWEARCQAMLDDFAAAILAYYSTSDCERGGYISEDRQGKKVFYSLISLSLGVIKVEAHQYYTHHQIATQAAEAKKQAKKIHGNSLFLDRRQGAGVARMDA, from the coding sequence ATGAGCATCGAAGGGACGGATGCCTTGCACGAGATCCTGGCAGGCCGCAAGCTCAACGCGCTGTTCCAGCCCATCATCCACATGCACAGCGGCGACATCATCGGCTACGAAGGCTTGATACGGGGACCGTCCGACAGCCCCCTGCACGCGCCGATGAATCTGTTCAAGGTGGCGCGCGCGCATGACCTGACCCTGGAAGTGGAGCACCTGTGCCGGCAAGTGGTGCTCGAGCGCTTTGCCGAACTGCAGCTGCCGGGCAAGCTGTTTCTCAATGTCAGCCCCGAATGCCTGCTGCTGCGCAATGCCCGCCATGGCGAAACCCTGGAATACATCGAGCACATCGGCATCAATCCGGACCGTGTCATCATCGAACTGACGGAAAACCAGCCCACCTACGATTACGAACTGATGCGCGAAGCGGTACTACATTACCGCAATATGGGTTTCCAGATTGCTATCGACGACCTGGGCGAAGGCTTTTCCAGTCTGCGCCTGTGGTCCGAACTGCGCCCGGAATACGTGAAAATCGACATGCATTTCATCCAGGGCATCAATAATGACCCCGTGAAACTGCAATTCGTGCGCTCGATCCAGGAAATCGCGGAGAAATCGGGCACGCTGGTGATCGCCGAAGGCATCGAGGCGCAGACGGAATTGCTGGTCTTGCGCGACCTGGGCGTGGCGTTCGGACAAGGCTATCACCTTGGCCGGCCCAATGCGGTGCCGGCACGGGCCCTGCCGGCGGAAGTGGTGCAGGCGCTGGGGCGCAATGGCGTGGCCGTGTATCCGCAGCGCAGCAGCCTGGAAAAGAATGGCGCCAGCATCCGCAAGCTGCTGCACCGGGTGGTGGCCGTTTCGCCTGAGAAAAACAATAACGAGGTGTACGACATCTTCCTGAAGGACCCGAAGCTGATGATCATTCCCGTCGTCGACGACGGCGTGCCGCTGGGCTTGATCAGCCGCTTCGAAATGATCGACCACTTCGCCCGCCCCTACCAGCGTGAACTGTATGGCAAGAAATCATGCAGCCTGTTCATGGATGCCACGCCCCTGATCGCCGACCACGAGACGAGCTTGCAGGAACTCAGCTACACCATGGTGCAATCGGATGCCCACCACCTGTTCAACGGTTTCATCATTACCGAACACGGCCGCTACCTGGGCATGGGCACGGGACACGACCTGATGCGCGAAATCACGCAGATGCAGATCAACGCGGCCCGCTATGCCAACCCGCTGACGCAACTGCCCGGCAACGTGCCCATCAACGAGCATATCGACCGCCTGCTGCACAGCGGCAGCCGCTTCTGGGTCTGCTATTGCGACCTCGACCACTTCAAGCCCTTCAACGATGTGTACGGCTACCGCAAGGGCGACGACGTGATCCAGCTGACGGGAGAAATCCTCAGCAGCCATTGCGACCCGAACCGCGACTTCATCGGCCACATCGGCGGCGACGATTTCATGATTTTGTTCCAGAGCGAAGACTGGGAAGCGCGCTGCCAGGCCATGCTGGACGACTTCGCGGCCGCCATCCTCGCCTACTACAGCACCAGCGATTGCGAACGGGGCGGCTACATCAGCGAAGACCGGCAAGGCAAGAAAGTGTTTTACTCATTGATCAGCCTATCGCTGGGCGTCATCAAGGTGGAGGCGCACCAGTACTACACGCACCATCAGATCGCCACGCAAGCGGCCGAAGCAAAGAAGCAGGCAAAGAAAATCCACGGCAACAGCCTGTTCCTGGACCGGCGGCAAGGTGCGGGCGTGGCGCGCATGGATGCGTAG
- a CDS encoding DUF4262 domain-containing protein → MVRQAGEDASEQKVIDDIATHGWHGVHIGADEEGPGYAFTIGACHSFGQPEFLIMGLPRAMAHQILDVALDAARSGAITDFTATTDVLLEGHQCAFVRVPIEQYRNYVGYARWYYQGDDFTLYQIVWPSRDGHFPWQAQASAQYVESQPLLGPAPLAA, encoded by the coding sequence ATGGTAAGGCAGGCAGGCGAGGATGCATCCGAGCAAAAAGTCATCGACGACATCGCCACGCACGGCTGGCATGGCGTGCATATCGGTGCGGATGAAGAAGGTCCCGGCTATGCCTTCACGATAGGTGCTTGCCACAGTTTCGGCCAGCCCGAGTTCCTCATCATGGGCTTGCCGCGCGCCATGGCCCACCAGATACTCGATGTGGCGCTGGACGCCGCGCGCAGCGGTGCCATCACGGATTTCACGGCTACCACGGATGTCTTGCTGGAAGGCCATCAGTGCGCCTTCGTGCGCGTGCCCATCGAGCAATACCGCAACTATGTCGGCTATGCGCGCTGGTATTACCAGGGTGATGATTTTACGCTGTACCAGATCGTCTGGCCGTCGCGCGATGGCCATTTTCCGTGGCAGGCGCAAGCCAGTGCGCAGTATGTGGAGAGCCAGCCCTTGCTGGGGCCGGCGCCGCTGGCCGCATGA
- a CDS encoding STM4014 family protein, translating into MLLLATGGSKRVRLMQAARAQLRLPPAQVLEWRDWLARPALLEEALRQPCLFKIEPPGDDPAAHLLLLHDGCRRLGRPPVDAPAHGELLAMDAWFAGFASAMASLAAQLAELPQARVFNAPADITLMTDKLACQRHLAAHGIAIPALLGPVHGYGHLQSLLHEHQLDRVYLKPRYGSSASGVVAYRRNRAGRQQATTSATLSRADGQIRLFNVKRMARYETQHDIAALVDALAAQQLYAEAWLNKPRCGDSHYDLRVVTLAGQPAHRVARIGDRMMTNLHLDNRRGDAAGLLNAADLAALEAASALAARAFPESHVTGYDLVVRQGQAHVLEANAFGDLLPGLLWQGADTYKAQLTHV; encoded by the coding sequence ATGCTTTTGCTGGCCACCGGCGGCAGCAAGCGCGTGCGCCTGATGCAGGCGGCGCGCGCGCAACTGCGCCTGCCGCCCGCGCAAGTGCTGGAATGGCGCGACTGGCTGGCGCGGCCGGCGCTGCTGGAGGAAGCCCTGCGCCAGCCCTGCCTGTTCAAGATCGAGCCGCCCGGCGACGATCCGGCCGCCCACCTGCTGTTGCTGCATGACGGTTGCCGGCGGCTGGGCCGGCCGCCGGTCGATGCGCCCGCGCATGGCGAGCTGCTGGCGATGGATGCCTGGTTTGCGGGCTTTGCCTCTGCCATGGCCTCGCTGGCGGCGCAACTGGCCGAGCTGCCGCAGGCGCGCGTCTTCAATGCGCCGGCCGACATCACCCTCATGACGGACAAGCTGGCTTGCCAGCGCCATCTGGCCGCGCACGGCATCGCCATTCCCGCCCTGCTCGGCCCCGTGCACGGCTACGGCCATCTCCAGTCGCTGCTGCACGAACACCAGCTTGACCGCGTTTACCTGAAACCGCGCTACGGTTCGTCCGCGTCGGGCGTCGTTGCCTACCGCAGGAATAGAGCTGGCCGCCAGCAAGCCACCACCTCTGCAACCTTATCGCGGGCGGACGGCCAGATACGCTTGTTCAACGTCAAGCGCATGGCCCGCTACGAGACGCAGCACGACATCGCCGCTCTCGTCGACGCGCTGGCCGCGCAACAGCTGTATGCGGAGGCATGGCTGAACAAGCCGCGCTGCGGCGACAGCCACTACGACCTGAGAGTCGTGACCCTGGCGGGCCAGCCCGCGCACCGGGTGGCGCGCATCGGCGACCGGATGATGACGAATCTGCACCTCGACAACCGGCGCGGCGACGCGGCCGGCCTGTTGAACGCGGCCGACCTGGCGGCGCTGGAAGCGGCCAGCGCCCTGGCCGCGCGCGCCTTCCCCGAGAGCCACGTGACGGGCTACGACCTCGTGGTGCGCCAGGGCCAGGCTCATGTGCTCGAAGCGAATGCCTTCGGCGACCTGCTGCCAGGCCTGCTGTGGCAAGGCGCGGACACTTACAAAGCGCAACTGACACATGTTTAA
- a CDS encoding STM4011 family radical SAM protein: MLSLLYRGTLASCNYACGYCPFAKKRDSRATLARDAREVARFTSWVAAQKRDIGILFTPWGEALVRRHYRTAMQTLASLPHVRQVALQTNLSGPLNWLQGMVGLEKIGLWCTYHPDQTTLARFLERCARLDTMGVRYSVGVVAMNEHLDAIRALRAALPKHVYLWLNAYDRRAPHYYSEEDLAWFDAVDPWFAHNRRPSSSRGKPCLAGETSLSVDGDGELARCHFVPERLGNLYEDDLADMLQEKSCPRFKCDCYIGYAQRKDLPFQAVFGEGVLARITEAGRSRSD, encoded by the coding sequence ATGTTGTCCCTGCTTTACCGGGGCACTCTGGCGAGCTGCAACTACGCCTGCGGCTACTGCCCGTTTGCCAAGAAGCGCGACAGCCGCGCCACCTTGGCACGCGATGCGCGCGAAGTGGCGCGTTTTACCAGCTGGGTGGCGGCACAAAAGCGGGACATCGGCATCCTGTTTACGCCGTGGGGCGAAGCCCTGGTGCGGCGCCACTACCGCACGGCCATGCAGACGCTGGCCAGCCTGCCGCACGTGCGCCAGGTGGCGCTGCAGACGAATCTGTCCGGCCCCCTGAACTGGCTGCAAGGGATGGTCGGGCTGGAAAAAATCGGCCTGTGGTGCACCTACCACCCGGACCAGACGACACTGGCCCGTTTTCTCGAACGCTGCGCGCGCCTGGACACGATGGGCGTGCGCTATTCCGTCGGTGTCGTGGCGATGAACGAGCACCTGGACGCCATCCGCGCCCTGCGCGCGGCTCTGCCCAAGCACGTCTACCTGTGGCTGAACGCGTATGACCGGCGTGCTCCCCACTACTACAGCGAGGAAGACCTGGCCTGGTTTGACGCCGTCGACCCGTGGTTCGCGCACAACCGCCGTCCCTCTTCCTCGCGCGGCAAGCCGTGCCTGGCGGGCGAAACGTCGCTGTCCGTCGATGGCGACGGCGAACTGGCGCGCTGCCACTTCGTGCCGGAGCGGCTGGGGAATTTATATGAGGATGACCTGGCGGACATGCTGCAAGAAAAATCCTGCCCGCGCTTCAAGTGCGATTGCTATATCGGCTATGCGCAGCGCAAGGATTTGCCGTTCCAGGCCGTGTTTGGGGAGGGGGTACTGGCGAGGATTACGGAGGCAGGTCGGAGTAGGTCGGATTAG
- a CDS encoding DUF6386 family protein, protein MTAGPSVSIVTGTATVCVFDPALLRHKLEEDCDWWSLPSAELAAVNAGQVAFFNVGGDGAYELALHAELAEPHVEVHLAVVSGRVFIGAGEDVTGGGLEPDTAYGGLFVDVPVGSYRVQARRDGAHISLAFVPDACGSNAFGDLVRI, encoded by the coding sequence ATGACGGCAGGCCCCTCCGTCAGCATTGTGACCGGCACGGCGACCGTGTGCGTGTTCGACCCGGCGCTCTTGCGCCACAAGCTGGAAGAGGACTGCGACTGGTGGAGCCTTCCCAGTGCGGAACTGGCGGCCGTGAATGCGGGGCAGGTGGCATTTTTCAACGTGGGCGGCGACGGCGCGTATGAACTTGCCTTGCACGCCGAACTTGCCGAACCGCATGTGGAAGTGCATCTGGCTGTCGTCTCGGGCCGCGTCTTCATCGGTGCCGGGGAGGATGTCACGGGGGGCGGCCTTGAACCGGACACGGCATACGGCGGCCTCTTCGTGGACGTGCCTGTGGGCAGCTACCGCGTGCAGGCGCGCCGCGATGGCGCGCACATCAGCCTGGCATTCGTGCCCGATGCCTGCGGCAGCAATGCGTTTGGCGACCTCGTGCGGATTTGA
- a CDS encoding STM4015 family protein has translation MTISESTTLFHQKKVVQYDPDIALQPGQDIVYRLSLEYDDKRKMPDLIAGFLEKTDKHALEALIIGMWGDPYEAGADEVIAALASHAPQLPNLRALFIGDMTYEECEISWIVQGNYKPLLDAFPQLEELRIRGGNELIIEPFAHQNLRKFTIESGGLDQKIAQALAQSSMPKLEYLELWLGTEDYGFSGDVALYQQVLAQLATPTLRYLGLRDAQIADELAVWLANEPLLATVETLDLSLGTLGDVGAEALLHGTQLGNLKRMDLSHHYISEANQEKLKALPFPVRLDDPQEDDEDDDEVYRYVAVGE, from the coding sequence ATGACGATTTCCGAAAGCACCACCCTCTTCCACCAAAAAAAGGTCGTCCAGTACGATCCTGATATTGCGCTGCAACCCGGGCAGGATATCGTCTACCGCCTCTCGCTCGAGTATGACGACAAGCGCAAGATGCCGGATCTGATCGCCGGCTTCCTCGAAAAAACCGACAAGCATGCGCTTGAGGCGCTGATCATCGGCATGTGGGGCGACCCGTACGAGGCAGGCGCCGACGAGGTGATCGCCGCGCTGGCCAGCCACGCGCCGCAGTTGCCGAACTTGCGCGCCCTGTTCATTGGCGACATGACGTACGAGGAATGCGAAATCTCGTGGATCGTGCAAGGCAACTACAAGCCGCTGCTGGACGCTTTCCCGCAGCTGGAAGAACTGCGCATCCGTGGCGGCAATGAATTGATCATCGAACCGTTCGCGCACCAGAACCTGCGCAAGTTCACCATCGAGTCCGGCGGCCTCGATCAGAAGATCGCGCAGGCGCTGGCACAGTCGAGCATGCCCAAGCTGGAATACCTGGAACTGTGGCTGGGCACGGAGGACTACGGCTTCTCGGGCGACGTGGCGCTGTATCAGCAGGTACTGGCGCAACTGGCCACGCCAACCCTGCGTTACCTGGGCTTGCGCGATGCGCAGATCGCCGACGAGCTGGCCGTCTGGCTGGCCAACGAGCCGCTGCTGGCCACGGTCGAGACCCTGGATCTGTCGCTGGGCACCCTGGGCGACGTCGGCGCCGAAGCACTGCTGCACGGCACGCAATTGGGCAATCTGAAGCGCATGGACCTGTCGCACCACTATATCTCGGAAGCGAACCAGGAAAAACTCAAGGCCCTGCCCTTCCCGGTCAGACTCGATGATCCGCAGGAAGACGACGAGGACGACGACGAAGTCTATCGCTACGTCGCCGTCGGCGAATAA
- a CDS encoding STM4012 family radical SAM protein produces the protein MNPAEQPGTLAQRMRHTPYQAYSYSYPHKAAYRTLPQAAPLAPLWARQDRSALFAYIHIPFCEMRCGFCNLFAMARPGADMVERYVQQVLVQMRALAGALGERRFARFALGGGTPTYLSPAQLDTLLCGARDILGIDLQATPAGIEASPETITAERLAVCRAHGIDRVSLGIQSFAAGEMRALARPQQNATVHHAIGLIRAAGFPTLNLDLIYGIAGQTVASLLASIDSALAFQPEEIYLYPLYVREQTGLGKIARRKGADTLNPIMLARDGDSRLALYAAARDHLRAQGYEQVSMRMFRAPHAPEQNGPSYCCQNDGMVGLGAGARSYTANLHYSSEYAVARTQTIGIIEQYLALDEARFAQAEHGYQLDDEEQRRRYVIQSLLTEPGLDRDAYTARFGSRCEADLPQLAELHALELVEESGPLLRLNDRGYSYADTIGPWLASDTVRALMAQEGQAC, from the coding sequence GTGAACCCAGCCGAACAACCTGGCACCCTGGCGCAGCGCATGCGCCACACGCCCTACCAGGCGTATTCATATTCGTATCCGCACAAGGCAGCCTATCGCACCTTGCCACAGGCGGCGCCGCTTGCGCCCCTGTGGGCGCGGCAAGACCGCTCCGCCCTCTTCGCCTACATCCACATCCCGTTTTGCGAGATGCGCTGCGGCTTTTGCAACCTGTTCGCCATGGCACGCCCCGGTGCAGACATGGTCGAGCGCTACGTGCAGCAAGTGCTGGTGCAGATGCGCGCCCTGGCCGGCGCGCTGGGCGAACGGCGCTTTGCCCGCTTCGCGCTGGGCGGCGGGACCCCTACCTATCTGTCGCCGGCGCAGCTGGACACCTTGCTGTGCGGCGCGCGCGACATCCTCGGCATCGACCTGCAAGCCACGCCGGCCGGCATCGAGGCGTCGCCGGAAACCATCACGGCCGAGCGCCTGGCCGTGTGCCGCGCGCACGGCATCGACCGGGTCAGCCTGGGCATCCAGAGCTTTGCCGCCGGCGAGATGCGCGCGCTGGCGCGCCCCCAGCAAAACGCCACCGTGCACCACGCCATCGGCCTGATACGCGCGGCCGGCTTTCCCACGCTGAACCTGGATCTGATCTACGGCATCGCCGGGCAAACCGTCGCCAGCCTGCTCGCTTCCATCGACAGCGCGCTGGCCTTCCAGCCGGAAGAAATCTACCTGTACCCGCTGTACGTGCGCGAACAGACGGGCCTTGGCAAGATCGCGCGGCGCAAAGGCGCCGATACGCTGAACCCCATCATGCTGGCCCGCGACGGCGACAGCCGCCTGGCCCTGTACGCGGCCGCGCGCGACCATTTGCGCGCCCAGGGCTATGAGCAGGTATCGATGCGCATGTTCCGCGCCCCGCATGCACCGGAACAGAACGGCCCCTCGTACTGCTGCCAGAACGATGGCATGGTGGGGCTGGGCGCGGGCGCCCGCTCCTACACGGCCAACCTCCATTATTCGAGCGAATACGCGGTGGCGCGCACGCAGACCATCGGCATCATAGAACAATACCTGGCGCTGGACGAGGCGCGCTTCGCGCAGGCCGAACACGGTTACCAGCTCGATGACGAAGAACAGCGCCGCCGCTACGTGATCCAGTCGCTGCTGACGGAACCAGGCCTGGACCGCGACGCCTACACGGCGCGCTTCGGCAGCCGCTGCGAAGCAGACCTGCCGCAGCTGGCAGAACTGCACGCGCTGGAACTGGTGGAAGAGAGCGGCCCCCTGCTGCGCCTGAACGACCGGGGCTACAGCTACGCCGACACCATCGGCCCGTGGCTGGCATCCGATACGGTGCGCGCGCTGATGGCGCAAGAGGGCCAGGCGTGCTGA